From the genome of Scytonema hofmannii PCC 7110, one region includes:
- a CDS encoding ABC transporter ATP-binding protein — protein MTKELAIHTRGLTKQFDRHVAVNNIDLEILSGEVYGLIGPNGAGKTTLIRMLAAAEEPTTGEIYINGDRLLRDKSNPTLKRRLGYLPDDYPLYEELTVWDYLDYFARLYRLRDPRRTQRLHEVLELIQLGNKRNSLISTLSRGMKQRLCLARTIIHEPIVLLLDEPVSGLDPIARMQFREIIKVLQEAGMTILISSHVLSDLAELCTSVGIMELGFLVESTSLQQLYQRLSRQQIEISTLGKLPELLGELKNNPFVQEWEVLPAKNSVRVNFSGKQEDGADLLRSLISANIPLTDFHTTQEDLETIFLNLGHKQAS, from the coding sequence ATGACAAAAGAACTGGCTATTCATACCCGTGGACTGACTAAGCAATTTGACAGACACGTTGCTGTCAATAATATCGACTTGGAAATCCTGTCAGGTGAAGTTTATGGGTTAATCGGTCCTAATGGTGCAGGGAAAACAACTCTCATCCGGATGTTGGCGGCTGCTGAAGAGCCGACAACGGGTGAGATTTATATAAACGGCGATCGCTTACTACGGGACAAAAGCAACCCCACTCTCAAAAGACGCTTGGGTTACTTACCAGATGACTATCCTCTTTACGAGGAACTCACTGTCTGGGACTACTTAGATTATTTTGCCCGCCTGTATCGGTTGCGCGATCCACGTCGCACTCAACGCCTACATGAGGTTTTAGAACTTATTCAATTAGGTAACAAGCGAAATAGTCTGATTTCTACCCTGTCACGAGGGATGAAACAACGCCTGTGTCTTGCAAGAACCATCATCCACGAACCCATTGTATTACTATTAGATGAACCAGTCTCCGGACTCGATCCTATTGCTAGGATGCAGTTTCGTGAAATCATTAAAGTTTTGCAAGAAGCGGGAATGACAATATTAATTTCCTCTCACGTTCTTAGCGATTTAGCAGAACTGTGTACATCTGTGGGAATCATGGAACTTGGTTTTTTAGTGGAAAGTACTTCTCTCCAACAACTCTATCAGCGCCTTTCTCGTCAACAAATTGAGATCTCTACTTTAGGAAAATTACCAGAACTATTAGGCGAATTAAAAAATAATCCTTTCGTACAAGAATGGGAAGTTTTACCTGCTAAGAATAGCGTGCGTGTTAATTTTTCTGGAAAACAAGAAGATGGTGCGGATTTGTTGCGATCGCTAATATCAGCCAATATTCCCCTCACTGATTTTCACACCACTCAAGAAGATTTAGAAACGATTTTTCTCAACTTAGGTCACAAGCAAGCATCTTAA